A window of the Misgurnus anguillicaudatus unplaced genomic scaffold, ASM2758022v2 HiC_scaffold_32, whole genome shotgun sequence genome harbors these coding sequences:
- the LOC141363064 gene encoding stonustoxin subunit beta-like has protein sequence MDYYACDLTLDPNTANTQLILSEDNRKVTCVNVEQSYPDHPDRFECYPQVFCREPLTGRCYWEVEWTGCGVFISVSYKNIHRSKERRDDSVFGFNKKSWSLHCSDRCIRARHDSKEIMVSASSPPSNRIGVYLDWSAGTLSFYSVSDTQTLTHLHTFNTTFTQPLYAGFNVYLTSSVSLSGKTTQ, from the exons ATGGATTACT ATGCCTGTGATCTTACATTGGATCCAAACACAGCAAACACTCAGCTCATACTGTCTGAAGACAACAGAAAGGTGACATGTGTGAATGTGGAGCAGTCGTATCCTGATCATCCAGACAGATTTGAGTGTTATCCTCAGGTTTTTTGTAGAGAGCCTCTGACTGGACGCTGTTACTGGGAGGTTGAATGGACAGGCTGCGGTGTTTTTATATCAgtttcatataaaaacatacacagatCTAAAGAAAGGAGGGATGACAGCGTGTTTGGATTCAATAAAAAGTCATGGAGCCTGCACTGCTCTGATCGTTGTATACGTGCCCGTCATGATAGTAAGGAAATAATGGTATCTGCTTCCTCACCTCCATCTAATAGAATAGGAGTTTATCTGGACTGGTCAGCCGGCACTTTGTCCTTCTACAGCGTCTCTGATACACAAACActaacacacttacacacattcAACACAACATTCACACAACCTCTATATGCtggatttaatgtttatttgacttcTTCAGTGTCTCTCTCAGGTAAAACAACACAGTGA